In the Arachis ipaensis cultivar K30076 chromosome B10, Araip1.1, whole genome shotgun sequence genome, one interval contains:
- the LOC107623029 gene encoding uncharacterized protein LOC107623029 isoform X2, producing MALAQEKNRQRCPASETTPTVIKDLLKDSELSQSTYRKVGNKILDLQLPAEEYIDSEGDSSESEKSTAFTLNGTSQVVCNGLADLNVPFNLKEETGAESDDLQPRIHHGSSLVCDISRARKSGWHNFPNDAIQNLNKRKYLEDSSDDPMPKPGKKLVPMSSSNIAGQNGRVLNSQAGFSDTDRQSVPVESLSQKLEQVNIFACLQNYLLRNGFCFSAKSFNQLSIDTDDLSSCNNHGSSSASHELRECVQVSEDVFNPKNINLNTMPGYSDTITAFQSIHNSREEDKFECSRFPWLKEKPAPQGKLNEEGKSSTHVRAGEKFLENEKTMHECLIRVIDLNSCTNEDENTPMDIDLQAPTSPENKESSPPRGESDEAQEEQARMAAEALVSIFEVAVHNGLQMTTCSPLESSMSSPLHWFSGIVSAIVDHSESEVNLEQHLPTDFDYFEFMTLNLTETTVLDCFYKSNGQSKQGGEGSTSLTRSNRPRRGKDFQNETLPSLACLSRHEVTKDLKTIGSLVKAATARTTRSTDGCARSAGKNAPAKARRRPCKSASNITDLLKRGLISWQKICRKKRSQRFPVSNLQLIFKSST from the exons ATGGCTTTGGCACAAGAAAAGAACAGGCAAAGATGTCCTGCTTCTGAAACTACTCCAACTGTAATCAAAGATCTCTTAAAAGATTCTGAATTATCACAGTCCACTTACAGAAAAGTTGGTAACAAAATTTTGGATCTCCAACTTCCAGCTGAAGAGTACATTGATAGTGAAGGCGATTCTTCCGAAAGTGAAAAGAGTACAGCTTTTACTTTAAATGGAACTTCTCAGGTTGTGTGTAACGGTTTAGCCGACTTAAATGTACCTTTTAATCTCAAGGAAGAGACGGGTGCGGAGTCTGATGATTTGCAGCCCAGAATTCATCATGGAAGCTCCCTTGTTTGTGATATATCAAGAGCAAGAAAATCAGGCTGGCATAATTTTCCCAATGATGCTATACAGAATTTGAACAAAAGAAAGTATCTTGAAGATTCCTCAGATGATCCAATGCCAAAGCCAGGGAAGAAACTCGTACCGATGTCCTCAAGTAATATTGCTG GGCAAAATGGCAGGGTCTTGAATTCCCAAGCCGGATTTAGTGATACCGACAGGCAATCTGTTCCAGTTGAATCATTGAGTCAGAAACTTGAGCAAGTTAACATTTTTGCATGTTTGCAAAACTATCTTCTCCGCAACGGCTTTTGCTTTAGCGCCAAGTCATTTAATCAACTATCAATCGATACTGATGATCTAAGCAGCTGCAACAACCATGGTTCATCATCGGCTAGCCATGAGCTTAGGGAGTGTGTTCAGGTCTCTGAAGATGTGTTCAATCCCAAGAACATAAACCTGAATACCATGCCTGGTTATTCCGATACAATAACAGCATTTCAAAGCATTCATAATTCAAGGGAAGAAGATAAATTTGAGTGTTCAAGATTTCCTTGGCTTAAAGAAAAGCCGGCACCCCAAGGAAAACTCAATGAAGAGGGTAAATCTTCAACACAT GTCCGTGCTGGTGAAAAGTTCTTGGAGAATGAGAAGACGATGCATGAATGCTTGATCCGCGTCATTGACCTGAATTCATGCACGAATGAGGATGAGAATACGCCAATGGATATCGATCTTCAGGCCCCTACGAGTCCAGAAAATAAGGAAAGTTCTCCACCAAGAGGAGAATCCGATGAAGCCCAAGAGGAGCAAGCCAGAATGGCAGCAGAGGCTTTGGTTTCGATATTCGAGGTGGCGGTCCATAATGGTCTCCAAATGACAACATGTTCACCATTAGAATCTTCCATGAGTAGCCCTCTTCACTGGTTTTCTGGGATTGTTTCTGCAATAGTGGATCATTCAGAGAGTGAGGTTAACTTGGAGCAGCATCTGCCTACTGATTTTGATTACTTTGAGTTCATGACTTTAAATTTGACCGAGACAACAGTCCTAGATTGCTTCTATAAGAGCAATGGCCAATCCAAGCAAGGAGGCGAAGGGTCTACCTCACTGACTCGGTCGAATAGGCCCCGGAGGGGGAAGGACTTCCAGAATGAGACTCTACCAAGTCTTGCTTGTTTGTCAAGGCACGAGGTGACCAAAGATCTTAAGACCATAGGAAGTCTAGTTAAAGCCGCCACGGCTCGTACTACTCGCTCGACAGATGGCTGCGCAAGAAGCGCAGGTAAAAATGCACCGGCCAAGGCGAGGAGAAGGCCATGTAAATCAGCTTCTAACATTACAGACTTACTGAAAAGAGGCCTAATTAGTTGGCAAAAAATATGTAGAAAGAAAAGGAGCCAAAGATTTCCAGTCAGTAATCTCCAGCTTATTTTTAAATCAAGTACATAA
- the LOC107623029 gene encoding uncharacterized protein LOC107623029 isoform X1, which yields MALAQEKNRQRCPASETTPTVIKDLLKDSELSQSTYRKVGNKILDLQLPAEEYIDSEGDSSESEKSTAFTLNGTSQVVCNGLADLNVPFNLKEETGAESDDLQPRIHHGSSLVCDISRARKSGWHNFPNDAIQNLNKRKYLEDSSDDPMPKPGKKLVPMSSSNIAGQNGRVLNSQAGFSDTDRQSVPVESLSQKLEQVNIFACLQNYLLRNGFCFSAKSFNQLSIDTDDLSSCNNHGSSSASHELRECVQVSEDVFNPKNINLNTMPGYSDTITAFQSIHNSREEDKFECSRFPWLKEKPAPQGKLNEEGKSSTHVRSNTLAFDINGNTDASKILCVEETLNISKNSHVNHILDKGEQVRAGEKFLENEKTMHECLIRVIDLNSCTNEDENTPMDIDLQAPTSPENKESSPPRGESDEAQEEQARMAAEALVSIFEVAVHNGLQMTTCSPLESSMSSPLHWFSGIVSAIVDHSESEVNLEQHLPTDFDYFEFMTLNLTETTVLDCFYKSNGQSKQGGEGSTSLTRSNRPRRGKDFQNETLPSLACLSRHEVTKDLKTIGSLVKAATARTTRSTDGCARSAGKNAPAKARRRPCKSASNITDLLKRGLISWQKICRKKRSQRFPVSNLQLIFKSST from the exons ATGGCTTTGGCACAAGAAAAGAACAGGCAAAGATGTCCTGCTTCTGAAACTACTCCAACTGTAATCAAAGATCTCTTAAAAGATTCTGAATTATCACAGTCCACTTACAGAAAAGTTGGTAACAAAATTTTGGATCTCCAACTTCCAGCTGAAGAGTACATTGATAGTGAAGGCGATTCTTCCGAAAGTGAAAAGAGTACAGCTTTTACTTTAAATGGAACTTCTCAGGTTGTGTGTAACGGTTTAGCCGACTTAAATGTACCTTTTAATCTCAAGGAAGAGACGGGTGCGGAGTCTGATGATTTGCAGCCCAGAATTCATCATGGAAGCTCCCTTGTTTGTGATATATCAAGAGCAAGAAAATCAGGCTGGCATAATTTTCCCAATGATGCTATACAGAATTTGAACAAAAGAAAGTATCTTGAAGATTCCTCAGATGATCCAATGCCAAAGCCAGGGAAGAAACTCGTACCGATGTCCTCAAGTAATATTGCTG GGCAAAATGGCAGGGTCTTGAATTCCCAAGCCGGATTTAGTGATACCGACAGGCAATCTGTTCCAGTTGAATCATTGAGTCAGAAACTTGAGCAAGTTAACATTTTTGCATGTTTGCAAAACTATCTTCTCCGCAACGGCTTTTGCTTTAGCGCCAAGTCATTTAATCAACTATCAATCGATACTGATGATCTAAGCAGCTGCAACAACCATGGTTCATCATCGGCTAGCCATGAGCTTAGGGAGTGTGTTCAGGTCTCTGAAGATGTGTTCAATCCCAAGAACATAAACCTGAATACCATGCCTGGTTATTCCGATACAATAACAGCATTTCAAAGCATTCATAATTCAAGGGAAGAAGATAAATTTGAGTGTTCAAGATTTCCTTGGCTTAAAGAAAAGCCGGCACCCCAAGGAAAACTCAATGAAGAGGGTAAATCTTCAACACATGTAAGAAGCAACACTCTTGCATTTGACATTAATGGAAATACTGATGCTTCCAAAATTCTGTGTGTTGAAGAAACTCTGAATATATCAAAAAATTCACATGTAAATCATATTCTTGACAAGGGGGAACAGGTCCGTGCTGGTGAAAAGTTCTTGGAGAATGAGAAGACGATGCATGAATGCTTGATCCGCGTCATTGACCTGAATTCATGCACGAATGAGGATGAGAATACGCCAATGGATATCGATCTTCAGGCCCCTACGAGTCCAGAAAATAAGGAAAGTTCTCCACCAAGAGGAGAATCCGATGAAGCCCAAGAGGAGCAAGCCAGAATGGCAGCAGAGGCTTTGGTTTCGATATTCGAGGTGGCGGTCCATAATGGTCTCCAAATGACAACATGTTCACCATTAGAATCTTCCATGAGTAGCCCTCTTCACTGGTTTTCTGGGATTGTTTCTGCAATAGTGGATCATTCAGAGAGTGAGGTTAACTTGGAGCAGCATCTGCCTACTGATTTTGATTACTTTGAGTTCATGACTTTAAATTTGACCGAGACAACAGTCCTAGATTGCTTCTATAAGAGCAATGGCCAATCCAAGCAAGGAGGCGAAGGGTCTACCTCACTGACTCGGTCGAATAGGCCCCGGAGGGGGAAGGACTTCCAGAATGAGACTCTACCAAGTCTTGCTTGTTTGTCAAGGCACGAGGTGACCAAAGATCTTAAGACCATAGGAAGTCTAGTTAAAGCCGCCACGGCTCGTACTACTCGCTCGACAGATGGCTGCGCAAGAAGCGCAGGTAAAAATGCACCGGCCAAGGCGAGGAGAAGGCCATGTAAATCAGCTTCTAACATTACAGACTTACTGAAAAGAGGCCTAATTAGTTGGCAAAAAATATGTAGAAAGAAAAGGAGCCAAAGATTTCCAGTCAGTAATCTCCAGCTTATTTTTAAATCAAGTACATAA
- the LOC107623031 gene encoding flavin-containing monooxygenase FMO GS-OX-like 9 isoform X1: MVSEKNYKSKNVCVIGAGPSGLVAARELRKEGHRVVVLEQNHEIGGQWLYEPNVVGEDPLGRNPFLKVHSSIYESLRLTSPREIMGFTDFPFMVKKGRDMRRFPSHTELLNYLKDFCEWFGLREMIRFNTRVDYVGMLDYGAYSNNDLKWVVRSVEKKSEKVVEEVFDAVVVATGHYSQPKLPSIKGMDTWIRKQMHSHVYRSPEPLCNERQIFIEQIVVVVGNSLSGQDISLELVKVAKEVHMSSRSLNITEGLSKVISKHENFHLHPQIDTLHEDGKVTFVDGSSISADTILYCTGYSYAFPFLDTKGMVVVDDDRVGPLYEHTFPPSLAPSLSFIGIPRKIIGFPFFESQAIWIAQVLSGRKVLPSWEDMMKSIKEFYHSREVAGIPKHCTHDIADFEYCVKYGERAGLPPLEEWRKELCLSAILNSFANLETYRDSWDDNEKLQEALQSPHFTQLGLQDSSL; the protein is encoded by the exons ATGGTTTCTGAGAAAAATTACAAATCCAAGAATGTGTGTGTGATTGGAGCTGGACCATCAGGGCTAGTGGCAGCCAGGGAGCTGAGAAAAGAAGGTCACAGGGTGGTTGTGTTAGAGCAGAATCATGAGATAGGAGGGCAATGGTTATATGAACCAAATGTGGTAGGGGAGGATCCTTTAGGAAGAAATCCTTTTCTAAAGGTGCATAGTAGTATCTATGAATCATTAAGGCTCACATCTCCAAGGGAGATCATGGGGTTCACTGATTTCCCATTTATGGTGAAGAAAGGTAGGGACATGAGGAGGTTCCCAAGCCACACAGAGCTCCTTAATTACCTAAAGGACTTCTGTGAATGGTTTGGGTTGAGAGAGATGATAAGATTCAACACAAGGGTGGATTATGTGGGGATGTTGGATTATGGTGCCTATAGTAATAATGATTTGAAATGGGTTGTTAGAAGCGTAGAGAAGAAGAGTGAGAAGGTGGTGGAAGAGGTGTTTGATGCAGTGGTTGTAGCCACTGGTCATTACTCTCAGCCTAAATTGCCCTCCATTAAAG GAATGGATACATGGATCAGAAAACAAATGCATAGTCACGTTTACAGATCCCCAGAACCACTCTGCAATGAG AGGCAAATCTTCATTGAACAGATTGTGGTGGTTGTTGGAAATTCCTTAAGTGGGCAAGATATATCGCTAGAGCTTGTGAAAGTAGCAAAGGAAGTCCACATGAGTTCAAGATCTCTTAATATCACTGAGGGTTTATCTAAAGTTATATCAAAACATGAGAACTTTCACCTTCATCCACAG ATAGACACACTTCATGAGGATGGAAAGGTCACATTTGTAGATGGTTCCTCTATTTCTGCAGACACCATTTTGTACTGCACAGG GTACTCCTATGCGTTCCCCTTTCTTGACACTAAAGGAATGGTAGTTGTGGATGATGACAGAGTGGGGCCTTTGTATGAGCACACTTTCCCCCCATCTCTTGCTCCATCACTGTCCTTTATAGGCATCCCTAGAAAG ATCATAGGGTTCCCTTTCTTTGAATCACAAGCAATATGGATAGCACAAGTGCTTTCTGGGAGAAAGGTATTGCCATCATGGGAGGACATGATGAAATCCATCAAGGAGTTCTACCACTCAAGAGAAGTAGCAGGCATACCTAAACATTGCACCCATGACATTGCAGATTTTGAG TATTGTGTCAAATATGGAGAGCGTGCAGGATTGCCACCTCTAGAAGAATGGAGAAAAGAGCTTTGCCTTTCAGCCATACTTAATTCCTTTGCCAACTTAGAGACATATAGAGATTCTTGGGATGATAATGAGAAGCTCCAAGAGGCCCTTCAAAGTCCTCACTTCACTCAACTTGGGCTTCAAGATTCTTCTCTGTAA
- the LOC107623031 gene encoding flavin-containing monooxygenase FMO GS-OX-like 9 isoform X2 — translation MVSEKNYKSKNVCVIGAGPSGLVAARELRKEGHRVVVLEQNHEIGGQWLYEPNVVGEDPLGRNPFLKVHSSIYESLRLTSPREIMGFTDFPFMVKKGRDMRRFPSHTELLNYLKDFCEWFGLREMIRFNTRVDYVGMLDYGAYSNNDLKWVVRSVEKKSEKVVEEVFDAVVVATGHYSQPKLPSIKGMDTWIRKQMHSHVYRSPEPLCNEIVVVVGNSLSGQDISLELVKVAKEVHMSSRSLNITEGLSKVISKHENFHLHPQIDTLHEDGKVTFVDGSSISADTILYCTGYSYAFPFLDTKGMVVVDDDRVGPLYEHTFPPSLAPSLSFIGIPRKIIGFPFFESQAIWIAQVLSGRKVLPSWEDMMKSIKEFYHSREVAGIPKHCTHDIADFEYCVKYGERAGLPPLEEWRKELCLSAILNSFANLETYRDSWDDNEKLQEALQSPHFTQLGLQDSSL, via the exons ATGGTTTCTGAGAAAAATTACAAATCCAAGAATGTGTGTGTGATTGGAGCTGGACCATCAGGGCTAGTGGCAGCCAGGGAGCTGAGAAAAGAAGGTCACAGGGTGGTTGTGTTAGAGCAGAATCATGAGATAGGAGGGCAATGGTTATATGAACCAAATGTGGTAGGGGAGGATCCTTTAGGAAGAAATCCTTTTCTAAAGGTGCATAGTAGTATCTATGAATCATTAAGGCTCACATCTCCAAGGGAGATCATGGGGTTCACTGATTTCCCATTTATGGTGAAGAAAGGTAGGGACATGAGGAGGTTCCCAAGCCACACAGAGCTCCTTAATTACCTAAAGGACTTCTGTGAATGGTTTGGGTTGAGAGAGATGATAAGATTCAACACAAGGGTGGATTATGTGGGGATGTTGGATTATGGTGCCTATAGTAATAATGATTTGAAATGGGTTGTTAGAAGCGTAGAGAAGAAGAGTGAGAAGGTGGTGGAAGAGGTGTTTGATGCAGTGGTTGTAGCCACTGGTCATTACTCTCAGCCTAAATTGCCCTCCATTAAAG GAATGGATACATGGATCAGAAAACAAATGCATAGTCACGTTTACAGATCCCCAGAACCACTCTGCAATGAG ATTGTGGTGGTTGTTGGAAATTCCTTAAGTGGGCAAGATATATCGCTAGAGCTTGTGAAAGTAGCAAAGGAAGTCCACATGAGTTCAAGATCTCTTAATATCACTGAGGGTTTATCTAAAGTTATATCAAAACATGAGAACTTTCACCTTCATCCACAG ATAGACACACTTCATGAGGATGGAAAGGTCACATTTGTAGATGGTTCCTCTATTTCTGCAGACACCATTTTGTACTGCACAGG GTACTCCTATGCGTTCCCCTTTCTTGACACTAAAGGAATGGTAGTTGTGGATGATGACAGAGTGGGGCCTTTGTATGAGCACACTTTCCCCCCATCTCTTGCTCCATCACTGTCCTTTATAGGCATCCCTAGAAAG ATCATAGGGTTCCCTTTCTTTGAATCACAAGCAATATGGATAGCACAAGTGCTTTCTGGGAGAAAGGTATTGCCATCATGGGAGGACATGATGAAATCCATCAAGGAGTTCTACCACTCAAGAGAAGTAGCAGGCATACCTAAACATTGCACCCATGACATTGCAGATTTTGAG TATTGTGTCAAATATGGAGAGCGTGCAGGATTGCCACCTCTAGAAGAATGGAGAAAAGAGCTTTGCCTTTCAGCCATACTTAATTCCTTTGCCAACTTAGAGACATATAGAGATTCTTGGGATGATAATGAGAAGCTCCAAGAGGCCCTTCAAAGTCCTCACTTCACTCAACTTGGGCTTCAAGATTCTTCTCTGTAA